Within Primulina tabacum isolate GXHZ01 chromosome 5, ASM2559414v2, whole genome shotgun sequence, the genomic segment aaaaataatccaaaaaaaaaaatagaaacaaattatatcttatcaaatttaattaaaccgaaaattttatttaatatcttatttaaaataaaccaaattTATAACACTCTCCCTTAAGTTGGTGCGGAAATATGAATCATGCCCAACTTGCTTATTTGGTCTTCAAAGACTTGTCTTGAGAGCCCCTTGGTTGATACATCTGCAACTTGTAACGTGGTTGGAACAATGTTGTGCAAATCACTCCTTCAAGCTTCTCTTTTATGAAACACTTGTCGACTGCAATATGCTTGGTTATTTTATGTAGAACGGGATTATGAACATTGTTGATAGCAGCCTTATTGTCATAGTATAACTTCATTGAAAGTTTTATTGTTATTTTCAAATCATCCAGAATTCTTTTTAGCCAAAGAACCTCGCATACACCTTGAGCCATAGATCTGAATTCAGCCCGTGCACCACTTCTTACAACGAAGGTTTGTTTCTTGCTCATCCAAGTTACTAGATTTACCCCATAAGAAAGTGCAATATCCCAATGTTGATATTCTGTTTGTAATTGAACATGTCCAGTCTCTATCCGTATATGCTTCAATCTACTTTTTTCTCTCTTCTCAAAGAACAATCCTTTGTCAGGAATATTAAGAATACGATACACTGCTTCCAAGTGTTCCTCATATGGTGAGTGCATAAACTGACTAATCATACTTACAGCGAAAGCAATGTCTGGTCGTGTGTGTGACATGTAGATCAATCTTCCAACTAGTCTTTGGTACCTTCCTTTATTGACCGAGACTCCATCTTTAATTTCTCCTAATTTCCCACTTGCCTCTATTGGAGCGTCTGAGGGTTTGCATCCACTCATCCCTTTTTCTTTAAGAAGGTTTAGTGCATGCTTTTGTTGAGACACCAAAAATCTTTTCTTAGACTTTGCCACCTTCATtccaagaaaatatttcaagtggCCCGAATCTTTGATGTGGCCAAACTTTTCCTCAACCGGTTCCTCTTCATTATTATGATCTTCTGTTCATATTATGTCGTCGACATAAACAATCAGTACGGAGATCTTGTGAGTGGACGACTTTCTTGTGAATTAAGTGTAGTTAGATTGACCCTGACTGTATCCTTGGCCTTTAACAAACTTAGTAAACCTCTCAAACCATGCTCTAGgagattgcttcaatccataGTGAGATTTTTTCAACATACACACTTGCGATCCAAATTGATCAGTGAATCCAAGTGAGGTTTCATAAAGATTTCTTCTTTCAAGTTATCATTTAAGAAGGTATTTTTTACATCTAGTTGATTCAAAggtttttttcttaaaataatataaaagcaaaaatatatataaaaatatagcaaTTTGGTAACATTTATATATCTATAACAATATGGTATAATCTGTACCGGATTCGATTCTAAGAATCCGTGTCAGATTATACCGGattcaacaatttttttaattaaattttaaatataattttttattttaaaaaatataaagtaaTCTTTTGAATCCGGTGCAGCATGAATATGTGGCAGTCCGTCCCGGATTCACCTTTTGTGCGTGCTATAAATTGCGGAacttaatttgaaataattcaTGTTGCTCTTTTGAAGAAGCAGCGTTGGAGAGCTTAATTCGTTGTATTGAGGAAGCAGCGTTGGTTTTTTGTTGTTCTAATTTACGTGCATGCAAGCActtatatatttttcttattactGAGGGAAACCTTTGGCAACCAGATGAACTTTATGTCTTTCCAAAGAACCATCAAAGATGTTTTTTGTAGTGAACACCCACTTACACACAACGAATTTTCCATTGGGTAGGTCGACTTTCTCTCAACTAGAGTTCTTCTCCAGAGCTTTCATATATTCAAAAATAGGTTCATTCCATTCGGGTATCACTAGGGCATCCTGTACGTTATTGAGGATACTAACAAAATCTATTTGAGagataaaaactaaaaataGGGTGACAAGTTTTTATAAGACACAAAGTTGGACAACATGTGCTTGGTGCATGACCGAATATCTATTCTCAGAGCAATAGGAATGTCGATGGAATTAGAGGATGTTGACTTGGGCATGCCTTGATCAGGATCAGATGAGGTCTCGTTGTGCATTTCTCGATTTGGCCCTGGATCTGGTTCATGGCTTTGTGAAAAGACTTTATCCCCTCTTTCCTTTGCATGCTCTTTCCTAGTATATACCAGACCCTTGAGGAATTTTCCACTCACTTCTACTGTATCAGATGGTGCAACTGAATTGtcattaatttcaaattcaaatgtCAGGTCTGAATTACTAATACATCCATCTTCATCACACGATGTCTCTCCCTGAAGATGAGTGTCACTGTAAGACTGACCCTCGAAAAAGGTAAATCCATCGAGACAAAAAAACACTTCAACACGAGATCAAAACATTTATATCCCCTTTGGTTAGCAGGATACCCAACAAATATGCACTTATGAGTCCTGGGATCGTTTGCAATGGTTGGGAGCATGATTATGAACAAATACAGTAGTCCCAAAAATTTTAAGGGAATATTTGTCATGATGGTAAACGGTTAATCAAATAGGTAATTGTAAGAATAGCTTCACCCTAAAGATGTCTGAGAACTTTAGTTGAGAAATTAATGGGCCGGGCAACATCAAGGAGGTGTCTATTTTTTCATTAAGCTACACTATTTTGTTAAAGGGTAAGAGGACACGAACTTTGATGCACAATCCATTTTTCAGCAAAGAAGTTTCCTAATACATGATTAAAAAATTCTTTCCCATTAtcacttcaaaatatttttatcacaGTATGGAATTGAGTCTGAATCATCTTAAcaaaatgttaaaaaatatgTACAACCTCAGTTTTATCTCTTAAAAGAATTGTCCAGGTCATACGAGTGTGATCATTAAACGTCATGAACCGTTTCCTAGACACAATGACTATGCGAGATGGACCCCAAATGTCACTATGAATGGGAGTGAATGGTGCAGACACTTTGTAGGGCTGAgatgggaatacagatctatgaTGTTTAGCCAATGCACAAGATTCACATTGAAATGAAGaaatatctttattgatgaAGAGCTTTGGTAACAActgtttcaaataattaaaatttggatGTCCCAAACGATAATGCCATAACATAATATCATTATTCCTAGAAGTAGAAATAGAGTGAAACATGTATTCTGGTCTTGTTGGTTGAGGAAAGGAATCAAAGAGAATATTGGGGGAGAAAGGGTTCGGTGGCGAAATTAACGCAAAATAGGTTTTAAaatagtaatttttttaaaattttttagggGGGGTGTGATTGGGCCCTATTTGTGGCACATGTTGTTTTTGGTCTTAGCATGGGTGGCGTCGAGGACAAAAACTGGTATTGGTGCATGATGTCATGATGTGATATATACAAGAGATAACACTTTGTCCAACATGCAGGCTGCTCGGGGCCAGATTGAGAAAGCTGCCAATATAAAACTGCAGCTCACATCACCACCCTCGGCACCAACTGTGAACCAACCCATATTTTCTCCAACCCTGACAAAAAACAATCTTCCGGCGCCTCCACCTTCCAATCCTTTAACTTCTTTTGTGAACTCCATCGACAAAGAGGAGTCACAGAAGTTGACGGCAGCTGCAGTTGCTGCAAAACTTACAGCTTCCTCATCTTCTGCCTTGATGTTTACATCTGTTCTGTCCTCTTTCGTTGCGGAAGAGGCAGCGTCAAAAAGCAGCGGGTTGAAAAGGCCCAAGTTGGATATACCCTTTCCTTTTTCAGGTGTGACCAACCTGGAGGGAAATAACTCAGCCTATTTTCCTTCTACACAGCAAGCATCAACTAATATACCATCTGTTCAGTCGATAGGAGTTCAGTCCGTGTCCCAGTTGAACCCATTACAAGCTCCGTTCCTTCCACCACCCCCAGCTCCACCACCGCTCGCACCTCCTGCCAATGTATCGGGGAACCCATTAATGCAATCTACAATGATGGGGCTGCCATATAACTATGGTGCCAGCAACATACTTCCTGCACCATTGTCTTCAAACTCCGCCACTGCGTATACCAGGCCAGGCCCTCCACCACAGCAAGCACATCCACAGCTGCAGAACCAGCAGGCACCGTCGCAGCAGCAGCCACCTGCAAATGGTGGATACTTCAGGCCATCGGCCATTGGGTTCTATGCTCATAGCCATCAGCCAACGACCCCACCCGTACACAAGCAGTGAGTAGGTAATGTTAAGGTAAGAACCCCACCCTCTTGTCATTTTTGTACATTTATAGAAGTCATTAATGGCATAGGAAGTATAATGTTTCATTCGATATCCTTTAGTTCCCAATGTGTTGTCAAGACCGGGATGTTTTTAACTAGGAAATGTGGTACTTTTGACAAATGTAAACTACATGTAGAATTTGTAGTGCTTAACTATAGTCAAGACGTCTGTAACTGGAAATATGTTGCTTTTGGACCTAGCTAGGCTTATTATGGTTTATGGAATCCTTCTCTCTGCACATATTATTATTGCTTTATGGATTCAGAGCTTtttatagaaactaattttggtatttttaaatttatggaCAAACTACTCCCCTTcactttttaaataaaattaattatgatgGTCCAAATTTATGCCATTTAACGATTTAACCTAATTAAAatcttaataatttttttaacactatatataatttatttaaaaaatctatCAGATATATGTACATAAAAGAATGTCTGCTACCCTACCTAAATTGCATGCACTAAATAAAAAAGTTTAAAAGTTTAATTCGAAATATCGACTATGATAGCTCGCGTGGAGCAAGAGTGATACAGATTTTGCTCGTCTTCATCTGAAGACTGCATGTGCCATCTTTGGAGACGACCTGTAGTTGTATCCACctgcaattaaaataatcattaattttaattgacaaattaattaacattttttaagtaataaataataataaagttaAAATTACAATTTCATCCCAATAAGTTTTCCGTGTCAAGAAGCCTATCGCCAGTGTTTGAGTTATTACTTCACTCATCATTCCAACCCATATACCCCTCAAAAAATCACCAAATACTTTTATAATTCCATACCACTAGAAGCAATGtataacatatatatacaagtactaaatatgtgtatatatcaTATATGCATGCACAAACACAAAATTGGTACTTCGGAAAAACATGGAAAATTTGTTATTATTACCTTGACTTGAAAATGAAGCACATATGCAAGCCAATCAAAAATAGAAGCAAATGAGATCGATTAGTGCAACCTTTGTTTGCAAACCTGCTCCTATCGCCACAGCTGATGTCCATACAGTATATAGTGATCAAATATGACAGAAAAAACTAACCTATTCTTGGagtaatttgaaaataatagaaTGTAGGAAACTTTAGAAAACTTACCTGAGAGCAGAGTAAAAGCCACTGAGCAACATTGCTAAAGCAAGCAATATGTGAAGATTCGAGACGTCCTGAGCAACGTCTTCTTCATCTGTGAACAAGTATCGGAGTTTATCACCAAGCACTAAGCAAAGGATCCAAAAGAACATCCCTATAAGAAATGAGGTGATCATCACCACTTTTCTTGAAAATCTAATGGCTTTAGCATCTCCATTTCCTAGTTCGTTCGCAACACGTACTGTCGGGAAAAAGAAAGAACTGATACCTATCAAGATGCCTTTAAGTAGCACGGATTTgtttatcaaaataaataacTCACGTACATTGAGTCACCCATCATTCCAAGACAAATCATGAATTCCCAACCAATGATATTAAGGCTGAAAATTTTCTTCTCATGAGTTAGTGATCTCGGTTATTTTCTTGACAAGTATGCAACGATAAGACTCGAAATCAAGACCGAAAATCGTAAAGCAAGCTTGTGTTGGGGTGAAGGATTAGTTACCAAATAGAGAAGGCGGATATGGCGACCTTTGCATTTTTCATATATCCAGCCAACAAGACTAGGTGGCATAGTACCACAACTCCAAGCTATGATCAGACAATTTGCATAAGAAAATAAGTTGATGACAGATTTTGTCACATAAAGCATAATACTGGAATAGTAACATGAATAAGATTTTAGCATCTATAATGAATATCTTTAGTTATATAGTTATTCCAATGCACAAAATTGAAGCATTTTATTCACAACAATCAAATGTGTCAATCAAACAACATCACACGAATAGACGAAGGTAAATAGAGTTTCGCTTTACCAGATCATGAATCCGGATCTTCACAACAGGTTACACATCTCTCAATGCTGCAACACTGAACCCCTTCCATGTATCTTGACACAATCCACACAAAATGTACACAAATTCTCCCAAAACTAAAAACCACG encodes:
- the LOC142546240 gene encoding uncharacterized protein LOC142546240 isoform X2; this encodes MFFWILCLVLGDKLRYLFTDEEDVAQDVSNLHILLALAMLLSGFYSALSCGDRSRFANKGCTNRSHLLLFLIGLHMCFIFKSRWIQLQVVSKDGTCSLQMKTSKICITLAPRELS
- the LOC142546240 gene encoding protein DETOXIFICATION 26-like isoform X1, with amino-acid sequence MITSFLIGMFFWILCLVLGDKLRYLFTDEEDVAQDVSNLHILLALAMLLSGFYSALSCGDRSRFANKGCTNRSHLLLFLIGLHMCFIFKSRWIQLQVVSKDGTCSLQMKTSKICITLAPRELS
- the LOC142546240 gene encoding uncharacterized protein LOC142546240 isoform X3; its protein translation is MQRSPYPPSLFDEEDVAQDVSNLHILLALAMLLSGFYSALSCGDRSRFANKGCTNRSHLLLFLIGLHMCFIFKSRWIQLQVVSKDGTCSLQMKTSKICITLAPRELS